One window of the bacterium genome contains the following:
- a CDS encoding HEAT repeat domain-containing protein → MHYRGKSFKYWRNRLDDADWETQYSAWVAMSHFASEYQEAFDLMIKGLEESNVSLRILAVDTLGQLRDASSLNPLIKRIVDDDIDVRVSVCLALLKFDQPIIIPDSSAAFLLRNFWEEEALQFYLHRDEIIDLLFKSGHSELLYPVLMRGALKYDTSIAQTAIRHLARYAGQDAANARAVRSAVCERLVTLAITESRKIDYCCEALNQIDCEFAKMKFVEVVKIYLNNSQALPSDNVQNAVRALRSFRGPEILPLMNQLLVCDDYNLVEEAFWVVYDYGDAALSSVPFLVDAYHRFRKHQPGRSSDGHVPDFL, encoded by the coding sequence ATGCACTATCGTGGTAAAAGCTTTAAGTACTGGCGTAACCGCCTTGATGATGCCGATTGGGAAACACAGTACTCGGCATGGGTTGCAATGAGTCACTTTGCATCCGAGTATCAAGAAGCTTTTGATCTCATGATAAAAGGTTTAGAGGAATCAAATGTCTCATTGCGAATCCTGGCGGTCGACACTTTAGGACAATTGAGAGATGCTTCCTCCCTTAACCCATTGATCAAGAGAATTGTCGATGACGATATCGACGTCCGCGTTTCTGTTTGTCTTGCTCTATTAAAGTTTGATCAACCGATAATCATTCCCGATTCATCTGCAGCATTCCTTCTACGCAATTTCTGGGAAGAGGAAGCTCTTCAGTTCTATTTACATCGAGACGAAATAATCGACTTGCTATTCAAGAGTGGCCACTCCGAACTGCTGTATCCCGTATTGATGCGTGGAGCTTTAAAATATGATACCAGTATTGCCCAAACGGCAATCCGACACTTGGCGCGATATGCCGGCCAAGACGCTGCAAATGCTCGCGCAGTACGTTCAGCCGTCTGTGAGCGGCTGGTAACACTTGCGATCACCGAGAGTCGAAAGATTGATTATTGTTGCGAGGCTCTAAATCAAATCGATTGCGAATTCGCAAAAATGAAATTTGTAGAGGTGGTGAAAATTTACTTAAATAACTCCCAGGCCTTGCCGAGCGATAACGTCCAAAATGCAGTACGGGCACTTAGATCATTTAGAGGCCCTGAGATTCTTCCGCTCATGAACCAGCTTCTTGTTTGTGACGACTACAATCTGGTAGAAGAGGCGTTTTGGGTAGTATATGACTACGGAGATGCAGCTCTCTCGT